The proteins below are encoded in one region of Rhododendron vialii isolate Sample 1 chromosome 7a, ASM3025357v1:
- the LOC131332281 gene encoding eukaryotic peptide chain release factor subunit 1-3-like, which yields MADAQETDKNIEIWKIKKLIKALEAARGNGTSMISLIMPPRDQISRVTKMLGDEFGTASNIKSRVNRQSVLGAITSAQQRLKLHNKVPPNGLVLYTGTIVTDDGKEKKVTIDFEPFRPINVSLYLCDNKFHTEALNELLESDDKFGFIVMDGNGTLFGTLSGNTREVLHKFSVDLPKKHGRGGQSALRFARLRMEKRHNYVRKTAELATQFYINPATSQPNVSGLILAGSADFKTELSQSDMFDPRLQAKILNVVDVSYGGENGFNQAIELSSEILSNVKFIQEKRLIGKYFEEISQDTGKYVFGVEDTLKTLEMGAVETLIVWENLDINRYKLKNTTSGEIVIKHMNKEQNSIQSNFRDPETSAELEVQDKTSLLEWFANEYKQFGCTLEFVTNKSQEGSQFCRGFGGIGGILRYQLDVRAFDDLSDGEVYEDSE from the coding sequence ATGGCGGATGCTCAGGAAACTGATAAGAACATTGAGATATGGAAGATCAAGAAGTTGATTAAGGCACTAGAAGCTGCTAGGGGAAATGGAACCAGCATGATTTCTCTTATCATGCCTCCACGTGATCAAATATCTCGGGTTACCAAGATGCTTGGGGATGAATTTGGAACTGCTTCAAACATTAAAAGCAGGGTGAATCGCCAATCTGTGCTCGGGGCAATCACATCTGCTCAGCAGAGGCTTAAGCTCCACAATAAAGTTCCTCCCAATGGTCTTGTGCTGTACACTGGGACTATAGTAACCGATGACGGAAAGGAGAAGAAGGTCACGATTGACTTTGAACCTTTCAGGCCCATAAACGTGTCCCTTTATCTCTGTGATAACAAGTTCCATACGGAAGCTCTTAATGAGCTTTTAGAATCAGACGACAAATTTGGTTTTATTGTCATGGACGGGAATGGAACTCTTTTTGGGACATTAAGTGGAAACACCAGGGAGGTGCTTCACAAGTTTTCTGTTGACCTCCCTAAGAAACATGGGAGAGGAGGGCAGTCAGCTCTTCGATTTGCTCGTCTTCGTATGGAGAAGCGGCACAACTATGTGAGAAAGACAGCTGAGCTTGCCACTCAATTTTACATCAACCCTGCCACTAGCCAGCCCAATGTTTCCGGTCTAATTCTTGCTGGATCAGCAGATTTCAAGACAGAGCTGAGTCAGTCTGATATGTTTGACCCCAGACTTCAGGCGAAAATTCTGAATGTAGTCGATGTTTCTTATGGAGGGGAAAATGGTTTCAATCAGGCAATTGAGTTGTCCTCTGAAATCCTTTCAAATGTGAAGTTTATTCAGGAGAAGCGCTTGATAGGGAAGTACTTTGAGGAGATCAGTCAGGATACTGGGAAATATGTATTTGGCGTAGAGGACACGCTAAAAACTTTGGAGATGGGTGCGGTTGAGACGCTTATTGTATGGGAAAATCTGGATATTAATAGGTATAAGCTAAAAAATACCACTTCGGGTGAGATAGTTATAAAGCACATGAACAAGGAACAAAACTCCATTCAAAGTAACTTCCGAGATCCAGAGACCTCTGCTGAGTTGGAAGTTCAGGATAAGACATCACTTTTAGAGTGGTTTGCCAATGAGTACAAGCAATTTGGTTGCACCTTGGAGTTTGTTACCAATAAATCGCAAGAGGGGTCTCAGTTCTGCAGAGGTTTTGGTGGGATCGGAGGAATCCTTCGTTACCAGCTCGATGTTCGAGCTTTCGACGACCTTTCTGATGGAGAAGTTTATGAAGACTCTGAATAG
- the LOC131332322 gene encoding large ribosomal subunit protein eL30 isoform X1 has product MVAGKKTKKTHESINNRLALVMKSGKFTLGYKTVLKTLRNSKGKLIIISNNCPPLRKSEIEYYAMLSKVGVHHYNGNNVDLGTACGKYFRVSCLSIIDPGMAFVFVCLSSSLSLSLSK; this is encoded by the exons ATGGTGGCCGGAAAGAAAACG AAGAAGACTCATGAGAGCATCAACAACAGGCTCGCTCTCGTGATGAAGAGCGGGAAATTCACCTTGGGGTACAAAACGGTGCTCAAGACCCTCCGAAACTCCAAAG GGAAGCTGATAATAATATCGAACAATTGCCCGCCTCTGCGGAAATCAGAGATCGAGTACTACGCAATGCTTTCCAAGGTCGGGGTTCACCATTACAACGGAA ATAACGTTGATCTGGGAACAGCGTGTGGAAAGTATTTCCGtgtctcatgccttagcattaTTGATCCAGGTATGGCATTTGTTTTTGTCTGTTtaagctcctctctctctctctctctctccaagtaa
- the LOC131332322 gene encoding large ribosomal subunit protein eL30 isoform X3: MVAGKKTKKTHESINNRLALVMKSGKFTLGYKTVLKTLRNSKGKLIIISNNCPPLRKSEIEYYAMLSKVGVHHYNGTRNMVLWCALLQFACPLGNLGENRRNDCVTI; encoded by the exons ATGGTGGCCGGAAAGAAAACG AAGAAGACTCATGAGAGCATCAACAACAGGCTCGCTCTCGTGATGAAGAGCGGGAAATTCACCTTGGGGTACAAAACGGTGCTCAAGACCCTCCGAAACTCCAAAG GGAAGCTGATAATAATATCGAACAATTGCCCGCCTCTGCGGAAATCAGAGATCGAGTACTACGCAATGCTTTCCAAGGTCGGGGTTCACCATTACAACGGAA CAAGAAACATGGTGCTGTGGTGTGCCTTGCTGCAATTTGCCTGTCCGTTGGGCAATTTGGGGGAGAATAGAAGAAATGATTGTGTTACTATTTAA
- the LOC131332473 gene encoding copper transporter 5.1-like, whose amino-acid sequence MMHMTFYWGRDVTLLFDSWKTKTWAEYCLTLLTCFLFSAFYQYLEDRRLRLKQPQLSSSSSSSSTAPTTTTPLLDSKLGGSGGARSLVRLLGAAMFGVNAAIGYMLMLAVMSFNGGVFVAIVVGLSVGYLVFRSHDQDVVVVDNPCACA is encoded by the coding sequence ATGATGCACATGACCTTCTACTGGGGCCGGGACGTGACCCTGCTGTTCGACTCATGGAAGACCAAAACGTGGGCGGAATACTGCCTCACCCTCTTGACCTGCTTCCTCTTCTCCGCCTTCTACCAGTACCTCGAAGACCGCCGCCTCCGCCTCAAACAACCACaactttcctcctcctcctcctcctcctcaaccgCGCCCACGACCACAACGCCTCTCCTCGATTCCAAGCTCGGCGGCAGCGGAGGCGCGAGGAGTCTCGTTAGGCTTTTGGGGGCCGCGATGTTCGGAGTCAACGCCGCGATCGGGTACATGCTGATGCTCGCTGTCATGTCGTTCAACGGCGGCGTGTTTGTCGCTATTGTGGTGGGGCTGTCCGTTGGGTACTTGGTGTTCAGGAGCCATGATCAGGACGTGGTCGTTGTTGACAATCCTTGTGCCTGTGCTTGA
- the LOC131332322 gene encoding large ribosomal subunit protein eL30 isoform X2, whose translation MVAGKKTKKTHESINNRLALVMKSGKFTLGYKTVLKTLRNSKGKLIIISNNCPPLRKSEIEYYAMLSKVGVHHYNGNNVDLGTACGKYFRVSCLSIIDPGDSDIIKTLPGDQ comes from the exons ATGGTGGCCGGAAAGAAAACG AAGAAGACTCATGAGAGCATCAACAACAGGCTCGCTCTCGTGATGAAGAGCGGGAAATTCACCTTGGGGTACAAAACGGTGCTCAAGACCCTCCGAAACTCCAAAG GGAAGCTGATAATAATATCGAACAATTGCCCGCCTCTGCGGAAATCAGAGATCGAGTACTACGCAATGCTTTCCAAGGTCGGGGTTCACCATTACAACGGAA ATAACGTTGATCTGGGAACAGCGTGTGGAAAGTATTTCCGtgtctcatgccttagcattaTTGATCCAG GTGATTCGGATATCATCAAGACCTTGCCAGGAGATCAGTGA